A region of Triplophysa dalaica isolate WHDGS20190420 chromosome 18, ASM1584641v1, whole genome shotgun sequence DNA encodes the following proteins:
- the pierce1 gene encoding piercer of microtubule wall 1 protein, whose amino-acid sequence MEHLANNEIQTETEVLANTQEIKTSDVYNVDKNIPNRFNNPECFKGYRKKIINPLYQTTNQTYGSKKPTVHEMPTSFKGSSRKFSEPHLKSGMYRDNGFNTTLDKSRLTGPNTTDVLHNRITFHHLYHTDGESQ is encoded by the exons ATGGAGCATTTAGCGAACAATGAGATCCAAACCGAGACTGAAGTGTTAGCAAACACCCAAGAAATTAAGACGAGCGATGTTTATAATGTGGATAAGAACATACCAAATCGCTTTAATAATCCGGAGTGCTTCAAAGGATACAG AAAAAAGATCATTAACCCTCTTTATCAAACAACAAATCAAACATACGGAAGCAAAAAGCCTACAGTTCATGAGATGCCG ACGAGCTTTAAAGGAAGCAGCCGGAAGTTTTCAGAGCCTCATCTCAAGAGCGGGATGTACAGGGATAACGGTTTCAACACCACACTGGACAAGAGCAGACTCACCGGACCCAACACAACCGACGTGCTTCACAACAGAATCACTTTCCATCACTTATACCACACAGATGGCGAATCTCAGTAA